One stretch of Gadus chalcogrammus isolate NIFS_2021 chromosome 14, NIFS_Gcha_1.0, whole genome shotgun sequence DNA includes these proteins:
- the LOC130403579 gene encoding E3 ubiquitin-protein ligase TRIM35-like produces MHWYSKNPPPLKHYLTCSVCTEIFKDPVSLGCHHSFCSSCLQDFWAQAENQNCPVCEMISSKDLVINFAMKVLAESYAGRQRSDHSEEAQVVCTEHLKDIKWFCKDEQRAVCHVCEFPHHQGHTLVRLEEPVQELKQQLRPDLTALQARRRRHQELEETYEAMVPHLKVQRVKTERRIRAEFEQLHRFLREEEEARVEALREEEEQKRKRILLERKTLQEQIHSLSAIEADLQKDGLSFLSASTRSRTSARALLSGSDPQLLPGALLDEAKHLGNLAHRVWEKMGQRTTFSPVILDPNTAARRLSLSDDWALVEYP; encoded by the exons ATGCATTGGTACAGCa aaaaccctcctcctctcaaacATTACCTGACTTGCAGCGTGTGCACTGAGATCTTCAAGGACCCGGTGTCTCTGGGCTGTCACCACAGCTTCTGTTCCAGCTGTCTCCAGGACTTCTGGGCCCAAGCTGAGAACCAGAACTGTCCCGTCTGTGAGATGATATCCTCAAAGGATCTAGTCATTAACTTTGCCATGAAGGTGCTCGCTGAGTCCTACGCTGGAAGACAGAGGTCTGACCACTCAGAAGAGGCCCAGGTGGTCTGCACTGAGCACTTAAAGGATATCAAGTGGTTCTGTAAGGACGAGCAGAgagctgtgtgtcatgtgtgtgagttCCCTCACCACCAGGGTCACACGCTAGTCCGTCTAGAAGAACCAGTCCAGGAGCTGAAGCAGCAGCTGAGACCTGACCTCACGGCTCTacaggccaggaggaggagacaccaggagctggaggagacgtaTGAGGCCATGGTTCCTCACCTCAAGGTACAGCGGGTGAAGACCGAGAGGCGGATCAGAGCAGAGTTTGAACAGCTTCACCGGTtcctgagagaggaagaggaggctagAGTGGAGGccctgagagaggaagaggagcaaaagaggaagaggatcctCCTGGAGAGGAAGACCCTTCAGGAGCAGATCCACTCTCTCTCAGCTATAGAAGCAGACCTGCAGAAGGACGGCCTGTCGTTCCTCAGCGCTTCCACGCGCTCCCGGACCAGCGCCAGAGCCCTGCTCTCCGGTTCTGATCCCCAGCTGCTTCCTGGAGCGCTGCTGGACGAGGCCAAACACCTGGGAAACCTGGCCCACAGAGTCTGGGAGAAGATGGGGCAGAGGACCACCTTCAGCCCCGTTATTCTGGACCCAAACACTGCAGCACGccggctctctctgtctgatgaTTGGGCTTTAGTTGAATACCCCTga